The DNA sequence AGGAACTCTTTAGCGCCATTATCAGCCTTATGCCCGACCTGGCCTGAAATTCGCCCGGTGCACCGGCCGGGTCCCGTACCGATACACAGGAGGAACATGCCATGAAGTGCCCAAATTGCGGTAATAGGACATCCTTGAATCTTGACATGCATTCCGGTGGGTTTTCTTCCGACGAATCGCCGCTCAAGGAGTGCGGCGTCTGCGGGCTTGTCTGGCGGGTCAAGACCGAGGCGGGCGAGATGAAGATCGACATCATCAAGCCGCCCGACAAGAAAAAATGAAAAAAGCCCTCCTGACGGAGGGCTCGATGGTGCTGCATTGCTTTGTGCGGCGTCGCCTGGGGCTGACTTCAGCCCGACGTGCTATTCCTTTTCAAAGGCATCCTTGCCCGCGCCGCACAGGGGGCATGTCCAGTCGTCGGGCAGAGACTCGAAGGGCGTTCCGGGAGGAACTCCCCGGTCGGGATCTCCCGTGGCGGGATCATAGACA is a window from the Oryzomonas sagensis genome containing:
- the rd gene encoding rubredoxin, whose amino-acid sequence is MERWICTICQYVYDPATGDPDRGVPPGTPFESLPDDWTCPLCGAGKDAFEKE